The proteins below are encoded in one region of Reichenbachiella sp. 5M10:
- a CDS encoding hotdog fold thioesterase encodes MFKEIFTLDVINDFSKNTLVEHVGIQFTEIGSDYIVATMPVDHRTHQPMGLLHGGASVVLAESLGSVAATMTLDHDAQYAVGLDINANHIKSAREGVVTGKASPLHIGKKTHVWEIKIHNENGDLVCVSRITMAIIDKKK; translated from the coding sequence ATGTTCAAAGAAATCTTTACACTGGACGTCATCAATGATTTTTCAAAAAACACGCTTGTAGAGCATGTTGGAATCCAGTTTACCGAAATTGGGAGTGACTACATCGTAGCGACCATGCCCGTAGATCACCGTACCCACCAACCGATGGGGCTCTTGCACGGTGGGGCATCAGTAGTACTCGCAGAATCCCTCGGCAGTGTAGCTGCTACCATGACTCTCGATCACGATGCCCAGTATGCTGTAGGTCTTGACATCAATGCCAACCACATCAAAAGTGCCCGCGAAGGCGTCGTGACAGGCAAAGCCTCCCCCCTACACATTGGCAAAAAAACCCATGTCTGGGAAATAAAAATCCATAACGAAAACGGTGATCTGGTCTGTGTGAGTAGAATCACAATGGCAATCATAGATAAGAAGAAGTAA
- a CDS encoding chorismate-binding protein produces MSALKDIKKNTPHQTFVENLTHLFHTALTLDRPLAIWRKPQETEIHAICQISDFDHHISELEGAPEGFIFNRFQSNTDGEHNFIRSEIKLSQTNNGFEIHPNVQNLESETSRFFETYAAVQQNKDFRFTQYLQVAPTCDEDKESFVNLVKQCKQAIEEGYYQKIVPSRRSKFKYHEDFHPVTEVAKLCTAYENAFVSLVFMPGRGLWIGATPELLIATEGKQFRTVSLAGTQGVPHDFDLSQAAWRQKEIEEQALVSRYIINCFKQIRLREYDEQGPKTVKAGNLIHLKTSFVVDMEQTRFPELATTMLELLHPTSAICGMPMKPAALFLEQHEGYDREYFSGNLGPVNYDNKTAIFVNLRCAKLHKNGGLVFAGAGITEDSIPDLEWSETEIKYQTLLNVFAVRP; encoded by the coding sequence ATGAGTGCATTGAAGGACATCAAAAAAAACACCCCACATCAGACTTTCGTCGAAAACTTGACGCACCTGTTTCACACCGCACTGACTTTGGATCGTCCTTTGGCGATTTGGCGCAAGCCACAGGAGACCGAGATCCATGCCATCTGTCAGATCAGTGATTTTGACCATCACATCAGTGAACTCGAAGGGGCTCCCGAAGGTTTCATATTCAATCGCTTCCAATCCAACACGGACGGTGAGCACAATTTCATCCGTTCGGAGATCAAACTATCGCAAACCAACAACGGGTTTGAGATCCATCCCAATGTGCAGAACCTAGAGTCTGAAACAAGCCGCTTCTTTGAAACCTACGCCGCAGTGCAACAAAACAAAGATTTTCGTTTCACTCAGTACCTACAAGTGGCGCCTACCTGTGACGAAGACAAAGAAAGCTTCGTAAACCTTGTCAAACAGTGCAAACAAGCCATCGAAGAAGGATACTACCAAAAGATTGTTCCTTCTAGACGATCCAAATTCAAATACCACGAAGATTTTCACCCTGTCACTGAGGTAGCCAAGCTCTGTACCGCCTACGAAAACGCATTTGTATCTTTGGTCTTCATGCCAGGCAGAGGTTTATGGATAGGTGCCACACCCGAATTGCTCATTGCCACCGAAGGCAAGCAGTTTAGAACAGTTTCACTGGCAGGCACCCAAGGGGTGCCGCATGATTTTGACCTTTCACAGGCTGCTTGGAGACAAAAAGAAATCGAAGAACAGGCTTTGGTGAGTCGCTACATCATCAACTGTTTCAAGCAGATTAGGCTGAGAGAATATGACGAACAAGGACCCAAAACCGTCAAAGCAGGCAATTTAATCCACCTCAAGACAAGTTTCGTGGTAGACATGGAACAGACGCGATTTCCCGAACTCGCGACCACCATGCTGGAGCTACTCCACCCTACCTCAGCGATCTGCGGGATGCCCATGAAGCCCGCTGCATTGTTTCTCGAACAGCACGAAGGCTATGATCGAGAATACTTCAGTGGCAACCTCGGGCCCGTCAATTACGACAACAAAACTGCGATATTTGTCAACCTACGCTGTGCCAAACTGCACAAAAATGGTGGGCTGGTCTTCGCAGGGGCAGGTATCACCGAAGACAGCATCCCCGATCTTGAGTGGAGCGAGACCGAAATCAAATACCAAACCTTACTCAACGTATTCGCCGTTCGTCCATGA